The nucleotide sequence GCTGCTGGATTCAACTTTTGGACTGCGACTGCGCTCCCGGTGCGCACCGAGCATAGTCGCCAAAACTCTCGGTGCGCACACAACCGAAAGGACAACCCTCATGACTACTTGGATGCTGCGTGACTACCAGCAAACTGCCTACGACACTGCCAATGGATGTGCCAGAGTCATCGTCAATATGCCAACAGGTTGGGGAAAGAGCTTCCTGCTTTGCGCTCTCGCCGCCTCAGATTTGCGAGACCCTTCACGGAAGGTTGTGATCTGCGTGCCTCAACGGATCATCGCCAAAGGGTTCCAAGAACGAAAGGACATCTTGTTGCCCGATGGTGAATTGGTCGAGTGGTCTGTGCCTCGGAACCTTTGTGCAACGTCCTCCGCAAAGGTCGATGAGTTGACTGACTTCCTTCTCGCTGGCCCCGCAAAGTCAGCAGCAAGACGAGTCGTTCTCACGACCCACATGACGCTCTCCTACGCTCTGGATCGGCTGAGCGACGACAAACTGGTTGAGATGGCGGACGACACCACGGCGGTCATCGACGAAGCCCATCACATCCTCGCCGCAGAGGAGGGGCGCAACGTTCTGGGTAAGCAGATTGCTCGGCTCCTTGATCTCGGTTCATCCGGCCTGAAGCTGTGGCTGGCGACCGCATACTTCTTCCGTGGCGACCACCTTCCGATCATCAGTGACACGCATCTCGCAGAATTCACCCGTGTCCACGTCCCCTTCGACGAATACTGGCGGATTCTCAAACACATCAAAAGCTACTCTTACGACTTCGTGACATTCAAAGGCACGGTCTTCAAGGAGCTTCAGCACGTTCTACAAAGCGGTCCATCCGTCCCAACAATCATTTACTGCCCGCCCGAGGGCCACAACATGCTGCTCGGAAAGCCCAAGGCCAAGTTTGTTGCTCGGGTTCAGCGAATCGCATGTGAATGCCTGAAGGCAGCGCCTTGGACTTCCTTTGATGAGGCCCTGCGGCAGAAATCGGTGGTCGTCGATCTCGTCGAGACCGAACAGCGTGCGGAGAAAATCCGCTTCGTTGCGGAGCATGGAAACCGTGTAGCAGGAATTCTGACTGTTGGCATGTTTCGGGAAGGAGCCGACTGGGTGGAAGCCGCTCGGATCGTCGATCTTGTGCCGACGAACTCCGATCAGGACCGGCTTCAGCGGTTCGGGCGTCTTGTTCGGGATTGCCGTGGCAAACGCCACATCAGCTATCTCAACTTCTTCCCGCTGGTGGTCGAACAGAACGAGGAAGAGCGGCGGCGGCAACTGACGAAACTCTACGCTCATTTTCACGCCTCGTTGGTGCTGGAGAACGCCATTCAGCCGATCAAGGTAAGACTCCTACCACGGCCCAAGCACGGGTCGAAGGATGACATCGCCGATCCGAAGGTCCATTTTAATCTGCTTGGCGACTTCTCAGAGGCCAAACAAGAGCAGATCATCCGAGACACCTACGAAGCGCTGCTCAAGTTGCAGGCACAGAAGGATGATGCCGGTCTGTCAGCCGCTCCCGAAGAGGTGAGAACCGCCATCGTCAATGTTCTCAAAGACAATGGCGTGACGAAGAATCATGAGCCGCTCGCCAAGCAGGTCTTGCTGCTCATGCGGCGTAAGGCGAATGTCTCGGTTCAGACGGATGATCTGGTCAATGCCGGGTTCGACAAAGTGTGGTCCACCGACATCTTCGATCCCATC is from Bremerella sp. JC817 and encodes:
- a CDS encoding DEAD/DEAH box helicase family protein → MTTWMLRDYQQTAYDTANGCARVIVNMPTGWGKSFLLCALAASDLRDPSRKVVICVPQRIIAKGFQERKDILLPDGELVEWSVPRNLCATSSAKVDELTDFLLAGPAKSAARRVVLTTHMTLSYALDRLSDDKLVEMADDTTAVIDEAHHILAAEEGRNVLGKQIARLLDLGSSGLKLWLATAYFFRGDHLPIISDTHLAEFTRVHVPFDEYWRILKHIKSYSYDFVTFKGTVFKELQHVLQSGPSVPTIIYCPPEGHNMLLGKPKAKFVARVQRIACECLKAAPWTSFDEALRQKSVVVDLVETEQRAEKIRFVAEHGNRVAGILTVGMFREGADWVEAARIVDLVPTNSDQDRLQRFGRLVRDCRGKRHISYLNFFPLVVEQNEEERRRQLTKLYAHFHASLVLENAIQPIKVRLLPRPKHGSKDDIADPKVHFNLLGDFSEAKQEQIIRDTYEALLKLQAQKDDAGLSAAPEEVRTAIVNVLKDNGVTKNHEPLAKQVLLLMRRKANVSVQTDDLVNAGFDKVWSTDIFDPIIAYSGGAGGPKTLAEIRDVVEGVFERQWQENYERIRNLPGPPDSQSSAYWWCTHNRTLRSQDNLPDARVKLLEQIPWWTWTINVSDRWETNFEAIRAMPQCPKAGTPEYSWVRQQRRFYQQGKLDSKKRRSLESISWWEWSSLSANWEGNFSELSSLPERPASGTAAYEWVRTQRKEYKRGRLAPERVTKLESISWWMWEERRSSKDEGLDELRICISEGIELGHTKTQVAEKWSEIMGVGRDQVHKYLRKAEPAVREQWKQLGDERGRRKADRSKRGVES